In the Pseudochaenichthys georgianus chromosome 1, fPseGeo1.2, whole genome shotgun sequence genome, one interval contains:
- the LOC117447304 gene encoding solute carrier family 22 member 7-like isoform X1: MLQSLNLTELTSCLTCGLCTRVVKGELFPLTTATSALWMTEQFLRIYPWLVVGIPVQEDGTPNSCQMFAEPQYHLLLNSSSTTELPTVPCQNGWVYDNNNFKSTLATEWDLVCDKRIMNRATASIFFLGVMFGATAFGYLSDRFGTMLTTVFGFASAFSYNFTLFAVMRFLTGFGISGVNIIAIVL; encoded by the exons ATGCTGCAATCTCTCAATTTGACTGAGCTGACTTCCTGTTTGACATGTGGACTTTGCACAAGGGTGGTAAAAGGAGAG TTATTCCCTCTCACCACTGCAACATCAGCTCTCTGGATGACGGAGCAGTTTTTAAGAATTTATCCCTGGCTTGTTGTTGGTATTCCAGTCCAGGAGGATGGGACTCCAAACTCCTGTCAGATGTTTGCAGAGCCTCAGTATCATCTGCTGCTGAACTCCTCCAGCACGACTGAACTACCAACAGTGCCGTGCCAAAATGGATGGGTGTACGATAACAACAACTTCAAGTCTACTCTGGCCACAGAG TGGGATCTGGTTTGTGATAAAAGAATAATGAACAGAGCCACAGCCTCTATCTTCTTCTTGGGCGTCATGTTTGGAGCAACTGCTTTTGGATATCTTAGTGACAG GTTTGGCACCATGTTAACCACCGTCTTTGGATTTGCTAGTGCTTTTTCATACAATTTCACCTTGTTTGCTGTCATGAGGTTTCTCACTGGATTTGGAATTTCTGGAGTCAACATAATCGCCATTGTCCTTTGA
- the LOC117447304 gene encoding solute carrier family 22 member 7-like isoform X2, whose amino-acid sequence MSANDNLLDVQEDGTPNSCQMFAEPQYHLLLNSSSTTELPTVPCQNGWVYDNNNFKSTLATEWDLVCDKRIMNRATASIFFLGVMFGATAFGYLSDRFGTMLTTVFGFASAFSYNFTLFAVMRFLTGFGISGVNIIAIVL is encoded by the exons ATGTCAGCTAACGACAATCTTCTTGATG TCCAGGAGGATGGGACTCCAAACTCCTGTCAGATGTTTGCAGAGCCTCAGTATCATCTGCTGCTGAACTCCTCCAGCACGACTGAACTACCAACAGTGCCGTGCCAAAATGGATGGGTGTACGATAACAACAACTTCAAGTCTACTCTGGCCACAGAG TGGGATCTGGTTTGTGATAAAAGAATAATGAACAGAGCCACAGCCTCTATCTTCTTCTTGGGCGTCATGTTTGGAGCAACTGCTTTTGGATATCTTAGTGACAG GTTTGGCACCATGTTAACCACCGTCTTTGGATTTGCTAGTGCTTTTTCATACAATTTCACCTTGTTTGCTGTCATGAGGTTTCTCACTGGATTTGGAATTTCTGGAGTCAACATAATCGCCATTGTCCTTTGA